Below is a window of Bifidobacterium asteroides DNA.
TGTACCCGCGGATCAGCATCGGTATAAGCGGTCTTCAGGGTACGGATGTTCGATGCGGTGTCACCCTTGTCAGCAAACACCTGCTTCTGGCTATCCGCTTGCATCAGCCAGGAAAGGAAGTTCCAAGCCTGAGCGACATGCTTGCTGTCCTTGGAGATTCCCATGGCATCCCCGCCAAGGAAAGTGGCGGTCTTGCCCTCCTCAGTGCCGGGTATAGGAGCCACGCCAACCTTGAATCCGCCCTTCTTCTCCGCTTCAATGACTGCGGTCACCGAAGTGTTGGGGTAGGGCATCACACCGACCTTTCCATTGGCGAATGGGGCTGTCCAAGTAGCGCCCGTCTCCTCCTTGGAGCCTGCTCCTAGGCCATTGGAGGTCTCAGCAAGCTGATGGTAAGCGTCCAGAGTGGCCTTCATAGAGGGGTTGTCCAGAGAAGCCTTGCTACCGTCGTCGTTCATCACTTCATGACCATCAGCCCACGAGGACGGGAAAAGATCAAATGCCAGCGCCCCGCCTGACTGACCAGCCAGATATGATCCTGAGACCCCGTCCTTGTTCAAACCGGCAATCTTCTTGGCCTGACTTGCGAATTCCTCTATGCTGGCTGGGCCTTTCTCCGGGTCCAGACCGGCCTGCTGGTAAAGGTCTTTGTTCCAGACCATGATCGAAACATCGGTGATGAAGGGCAGCGTGTATTTCTTGCCATCCACTGTTCCAGCCTTGATATGGCCCTGTTGAAGATCAGCTTTATTCGACAGGGCATCGATCTGCTTGGTGATGTCCTTGAAGATGCCCTCAGAAGCCCAATAGGGAATGCGGACTACATCACCCGCCAGAATATCCGGCAGCGAACCAGTCTGGGAGGCTCCGCCTACCTTGCCTTCCATATCGTCGTTGGGGATAATCTCCAACTTGACCTTGTTCTTGTGGGACTTGTTGTACACAGCGACCACGTTTTTTGCCTGCCGCTCCAGTGGCGATCTGGTCCACAGGGTGATTTGCTCCCCATCGTCCGTCCCCTTGGCCGGTATCTTGTCGGAAACCGCGCCGGGCTGCGATCCTCCTCCACATGCGGCCAATGGCAGGAGCATGGCGACAGCGGCTATGGCTGTCGTCGTACGTACGATGCTCTTCATCGAGATCATATCTGCTTCTTTCTCTACGTTCCCGCTCATCGTTGAGAGCTGGCTGCGGAAACTCCGCTTAGCATTCGACGAGTCTCATTTGAATCCAACCGAATGATCCACGCCAAAAGCCCTTTCATCATATGTGATATCAGCGAAAATGCAAAATCGCTTTCTCACAGTGTTGCAAATCTATTGATTATTCATAGATGAAGTATTTTCCTCTACTTTTTTGTCGTCTATGCGAAAATGAAGGTTTTGAGTTTTCGCAACTGCCGAAATCCTCGCAAGACCGCACTAGCATATGGATTAACACACGATGCAATCAACTGCTCGGAAAATTCACGAACTGGAGTCGGACATGGAGAAGACAACACGGACTGTCAGGCTGTCGGATGTGGCA
It encodes the following:
- a CDS encoding ABC transporter substrate-binding protein, encoding MISMKSIVRTTTAIAAVAMLLPLAACGGGSQPGAVSDKIPAKGTDDGEQITLWTRSPLERQAKNVVAVYNKSHKNKVKLEIIPNDDMEGKVGGASQTGSLPDILAGDVVRIPYWASEGIFKDITKQIDALSNKADLQQGHIKAGTVDGKKYTLPFITDVSIMVWNKDLYQQAGLDPEKGPASIEEFASQAKKIAGLNKDGVSGSYLAGQSGGALAFDLFPSSWADGHEVMNDDGSKASLDNPSMKATLDAYHQLAETSNGLGAGSKEETGATWTAPFANGKVGVMPYPNTSVTAVIEAEKKGGFKVGVAPIPGTEEGKTATFLGGDAMGISKDSKHVAQAWNFLSWLMQADSQKQVFADKGDTASNIRTLKTAYTDADPRVQTINSVIVDGHGQTPKSPAFNEAFNAAGSPWQLLIQNAVWGKGNLQADNQAVSKVLSKE